The Geobacillus genomosp. 3 genome segment TATGTACCGGACGACGGTTCATCAATGGGAACTGGATCAATATATGGAATTGTATTAAGCAAGAAAAAAGGCTGTCCGCATTCGGACAGCCTTTTTCGCCATTATTGTTGGCCGGTTAGGCCGCAACGTGGGAGCGGCAGTGCGACGCCAACTCTCTTCTGCCGGTCAGTCAATCAAGCGATACACGCCGATCACTTTGCCAAGAATCGTGCAATGACGAACGATGATCGGTGCGAGATGGATGTTTTCCGGCTGCAGGCGGATATGGTCTTTTTCTTTGAAAAACCGTTTTACCGTTGCTTCGTTTTCCTCCGTCATGGCGACGACGATGTCGCCGTTATTGGCGGACGACTGTTGGCGGACGATCACATAGTCGCCGTCCAAAATGCCGGCTTCGATCATGCTGTCGCCCATCACCTCGAGCATAAACAACGGTTCCTCGCCGGCGGCGAGCCGCTTCGGCAGCGGGAAATAGTCGTCAATGTTCTCGACAGCCGTGATCGGCTGTCCGGCTGTCACTTTGCCGATGACCGGCACCGAAATGATCTCCCCTTTTTCCCCCGCTTTTTCCGTATCGCTGTCCAAAATTTCAATGGCGCGCGGTTTCGTCGGGTCGCGGCGGATGTATCCTTTGCTCTCAAGGCGCGCAAGATGGCCGTGGACGGTTGAACTCGACGCCAAACCGACCGCTTCCCCGATTTCCCTTACCGACGGAGGATAGCCTTTCGTTTTCACTTCCTGCTTGATAAACTCTAAAATTTGTTGCTGCCGCTTGGACAGTTTCGTCATCCTTTTTCACACCTCTTGCCACATCATTTGCTTTCATTATAGCATGGGAGAACGAGAAAAACAAACATAAGTTCGAATTTTTTTGTTGACGCAAACAAACGTTCTTGATTATAATGGAGAAAAAACGAACAAATATTCTAGGTGAGGGTGGGGACATGAAAAAAGCACTGATGCACTATCTCGTTTTTTCGGCCTTGCTCGCGTTAACGCTCGCGGCATTCGTTTATGCCGGCAGTCCGGTCGATCGAAATGCATACATGACTGTCACCGTTGCTCCCGGTGACACGCTTTGGGGGTTGGCGAAACAGTATGAAGGGGAACACGGGCTGTCACCGAACGAGTTTATCCGCTGGGTGGTAGAGGTAAACCATCTGCTGAGCTCGCGCCTTACGGCAGGTGAACAAATCGTTATTCCTGTGTTAAAATCAAAGCAGGACGGCTCGTTGGCCGTCAGGCGGTGACAGAAAGAAGGGGTTGCCATGAAGGCGGTCATTTACTGCCGCGTCAGTACGGACAAAACAGAACAGGAAACGTCGCTGGCACGGCAACGCGCCGAACTGGAGAAGCTGGCAAAAGAGTGCGGCTTTGATGTCATCCAAGTGATCGCCGAGCAGGCGAGCGGCTATGAAGCCGACCGCGACGGGGTGCTCGAGCTGCTTGCACTTTGTGAAGAAGGCGCGGTCGACGCCTTGCTCATTCAAGATGAAACGCGGCTTGGACGCGGCCACGCGCGCATGGCCGTGCTGCATTGCTTGAAAAAACGGGGCGTGAAAATCTACAGCGCCAGCCATCGCGGCGAGATGCCGCTGTCAGAGGCAGATGAAATGGTGCTGTCGATCATCGCCATCGTGGAGGAGTACCAACGAAAAATACATAATGCAAAAATTAAGCGCGGCATGCAGCGGGCTATCGAGCGCGGCTACCGGCCGGAGCGGAACTTGGCGCGCCGCGGTGAAAACGCCGGGCGCGACCGGATTGAACTGCCGGTTGAGGAAATCGTCCGCTTGCGCGGGCGCGGCTTGACGTTTGCGGAGATCGCCGCCACGCTCCGGAGCTTCGGTTACGCGGCGTCCAAAGCGACCGTCCATCGCCGCTACCAGGAGTATATGGACGAACACGAGCGGCGCTAGCGTCCGAGAGCCGAGGCTTCCCTGTTGCCATTGGCCCGCCCGGTCGGATAAGATAAAACAGAGCAATAACATGATAGACAGGAGAAGATGCCCCATGCTTGCCAAGCATAAATTGGCCCGCATCAATGAGCTGGCAAAAAAGGCGAAAACGGTCGGCTTGTCGGCTGAAGAAACAATCGAACAGGCAGAGCTTCGCCGCGAATACATTCAGGCGTTCCGCCAAGCGATGACCGACATGCTTCACACGGTGACGGTCATCGACCCAAACGGCAACGACGTGACGCCCAAAAAATTGAAGGAAAGCCAGCGTCGTCGCCTTCATTAAACGACGGGCGAGAAAGGCGGAGATGCCCTGTTTTTTCTGACAGTGAAAATAACGTTGTACAAAGAAGCTGATTTTCTATATGATAGTAAATGACACCATGTTGACGAAAGGGAGGAACACGATGGCGCATTCGATCGAAGAATTAGCGATTACCACCATCCGTACGCTGTCGATTGACGCGATTGAAAAGGCAAAATCCGGGCATCCCGGCATGCCGATGGGCGCGGCGCCGATGGCGTACACACTCTGGACGAAATTCATGAACCATAATCCGGCCAATCCGGGCTGGTTCAACCGCGACCGGTTTGTTTTGTCCGCCGGGCACGGGTCGATGCTGCTTTACAGCTTGCTTCATTTAAGCGGCTACGATGTCACGATGGACGATTTGAAGCAGTTCCGCCAATGGGGAAGCAAAACGCCGGGGCACCCGGAATACGGCCATACGCCAGGGGTAGAGGCGACAACCGGCCCGCTCGGCCAAGGGATCGCGATGGCGGTCGGCATGGCGATGGCGGAGCGGCATTTGGCGGCTACATACAATCGCGACGGATTTGACATTATCGACCATTACACGTATGCGATTTGCGGTGATGGCGACTTAATGGAAGGGGTGGCGAGCGAAGCGGCTTCCCTCGCCGGCCACTTGAAGCTCGGCCGCTTGATTGTTCTATATGATTCAAACGACATTTCCCTTGACGGGGAGCTGAACTTGTCATTTTCGGAAAACGTCGCCCAACGCTTCCAAGCATACGGCTGGCAATATTTGCGCGTTGAAGATGGCAACAACATCGAACAAATCGCCAAAGCGCTCGAGGAAGCACGCGCCGATCTCGACCGGCCGACGCTCATTGAAGTGAAGACGACGATCGGTTACGGCGCGCCGACAAAGGCGGGCACATCGGGCGTCCATGGCGCTCCGCTCGGGGCCGAGGAAGCGAAACTGACGAAAGAAGCATACCGCTGGACGTTTGCTGAAGATTTTTATGTGCCGGATGAAGTGTACGCCCACTTCCGAGAAACGGTGCAAGAAGCCGGGGCGAAAAAAGAAGCGGAATGGAAGGAACAATTGGCTGCC includes the following:
- the lexA gene encoding transcriptional repressor LexA; translation: MTKLSKRQQQILEFIKQEVKTKGYPPSVREIGEAVGLASSSTVHGHLARLESKGYIRRDPTKPRAIEILDSDTEKAGEKGEIISVPVIGKVTAGQPITAVENIDDYFPLPKRLAAGEEPLFMLEVMGDSMIEAGILDGDYVIVRQQSSANNGDIVVAMTEENEATVKRFFKEKDHIRLQPENIHLAPIIVRHCTILGKVIGVYRLID
- the yneA gene encoding cell division suppressor protein YneA; protein product: MKKALMHYLVFSALLALTLAAFVYAGSPVDRNAYMTVTVAPGDTLWGLAKQYEGEHGLSPNEFIRWVVEVNHLLSSRLTAGEQIVIPVLKSKQDGSLAVRR
- a CDS encoding YneB family resolvase-like protein, which gives rise to MKAVIYCRVSTDKTEQETSLARQRAELEKLAKECGFDVIQVIAEQASGYEADRDGVLELLALCEEGAVDALLIQDETRLGRGHARMAVLHCLKKRGVKIYSASHRGEMPLSEADEMVLSIIAIVEEYQRKIHNAKIKRGMQRAIERGYRPERNLARRGENAGRDRIELPVEEIVRLRGRGLTFAEIAATLRSFGYAASKATVHRRYQEYMDEHERR
- a CDS encoding DUF896 domain-containing protein — encoded protein: MLAKHKLARINELAKKAKTVGLSAEETIEQAELRREYIQAFRQAMTDMLHTVTVIDPNGNDVTPKKLKESQRRRLH